Proteins from a single region of Thermotoga maritima MSB8:
- a CDS encoding MFS transporter — MAVIFILILMVLLNADQMVMSPNIGAIEQEFNITDAQIGLVASSFTVIGALVSLVWGYLADRYSRKNLLIYSILVGEIPCLMSAFSRSYGELFFWRALTGIGVGASFPIVYSMIGDMFDEVKRGKVVALISSAISIGSVLGMIVGGFLGPKYGWRVPFIAVSVPNIFFAVLSIFVLKEPKRGAFEKGIGELVQSGYEYPKAPKLSDYAKLVKVKTNLLLFFQGIAGTIPWGAIPYFLVEFFRRERGLSVETATLVFLVFGLGNIVGIILGGLWGASIYAKSRPFLPLFCSITTALGTFFTVMTLDYMGSLLVLMLLGFIASFTASLTGPNVKFMLLNVNEPQERGRIFSIFNLTDSLGTGFGKFAGGVMSVALGSLGAALKVSAYFWLICAVLLFVLVFYFAKDVERLQKTMIELAKNSQTR; from the coding sequence ATGGCAGTTATATTCATTCTGATTCTCATGGTTCTCCTGAACGCGGATCAGATGGTGATGTCTCCAAACATAGGAGCGATAGAACAGGAATTCAACATCACGGATGCTCAGATAGGTCTCGTTGCTTCGTCTTTCACGGTGATAGGAGCCCTTGTGAGTCTCGTATGGGGGTACCTCGCCGACAGATACAGCAGAAAGAACCTGCTCATCTACTCCATTCTTGTCGGTGAGATTCCCTGTCTCATGAGCGCGTTTTCTCGCTCTTATGGGGAACTCTTTTTCTGGAGAGCCCTCACCGGAATAGGTGTGGGAGCGTCCTTTCCCATCGTTTATTCAATGATAGGAGACATGTTCGACGAGGTAAAGAGAGGAAAAGTCGTGGCTCTCATATCTTCTGCGATTTCCATAGGAAGTGTTCTTGGAATGATCGTTGGAGGCTTTTTGGGACCGAAATACGGCTGGAGAGTCCCGTTTATCGCTGTTTCTGTTCCGAATATCTTCTTTGCCGTTCTCAGTATCTTTGTTTTGAAAGAACCGAAAAGAGGTGCTTTTGAAAAAGGAATTGGAGAGCTCGTTCAGTCCGGGTACGAATATCCAAAAGCACCAAAACTCTCTGATTACGCGAAACTCGTGAAGGTGAAAACGAATCTTCTTCTGTTCTTTCAGGGCATAGCAGGGACGATTCCTTGGGGTGCCATTCCTTACTTCCTTGTGGAATTCTTCAGAAGAGAAAGAGGTCTTTCGGTGGAGACGGCCACCCTCGTTTTCCTCGTGTTCGGTCTTGGAAACATCGTGGGGATCATCCTTGGAGGGCTGTGGGGAGCGAGCATCTACGCGAAATCCAGACCATTCCTACCGCTGTTTTGCTCTATCACAACCGCTCTTGGAACTTTCTTCACTGTTATGACCCTGGACTACATGGGAAGTCTTCTCGTGCTCATGTTACTTGGTTTCATCGCTTCTTTCACCGCGAGTCTCACGGGCCCGAACGTGAAGTTCATGCTTTTGAACGTCAACGAACCCCAGGAAAGGGGAAGAATATTCTCCATATTCAACCTCACCGATTCACTCGGAACGGGATTTGGAAAATTCGCGGGAGGAGTGATGTCCGTTGCTCTCGGATCTCTCGGGGCTGCCTTGAAAGTCTCTGCGTATTTCTGGCTTATCTGTGCGGTGCTGCTTTTCGTTCTGGTTTTTTACTTTGCAAAGGACGTGGAAAGGCTCCAGAAGACCATGATAGAACTTGCCAAGAATTCCCAGACAAGATGA
- a CDS encoding alpha/beta hydrolase has product MNFPRCKTVKKSLPIFLEGGNEGVLFIHGYTGSPHDFEYMAKEVNRAGFTVSVPRLPGHGTCGEDFLTTTARDWLRRAFDAYYDLKAICDRVYVVGLSMGGVIALILASQMNPPKLVTLAAATHVFDKRIVLTPILKLFTKKMPCENTEKYEDPDIEYLRKEYWSYNWPKQAAELYKLMKLARKSVSKITSATLVVAAKNDNMVPMKAAEFIYNNIRSEKRKLLVFEKSGHVLSNDVEKEDVTRAVIEWLKGE; this is encoded by the coding sequence ATGAATTTTCCACGATGTAAAACTGTGAAGAAGTCGCTTCCGATCTTTCTTGAGGGAGGAAACGAAGGGGTTCTTTTCATCCATGGATACACCGGTTCTCCACACGATTTCGAGTACATGGCAAAGGAGGTAAACAGAGCCGGCTTTACCGTTTCTGTTCCGAGACTTCCAGGACACGGAACCTGCGGTGAGGATTTTCTGACGACAACCGCTCGAGACTGGCTGAGACGCGCTTTCGATGCATATTACGATTTAAAAGCCATATGCGATAGAGTCTATGTGGTGGGACTTTCCATGGGTGGTGTGATTGCTCTGATCCTTGCCTCTCAGATGAATCCTCCCAAACTGGTCACACTGGCTGCAGCAACTCATGTGTTCGACAAAAGAATAGTTCTCACACCGATTCTGAAGTTGTTTACGAAGAAGATGCCTTGTGAAAACACAGAAAAGTACGAAGACCCGGACATCGAATACCTGAGAAAAGAGTACTGGTCTTACAACTGGCCAAAACAGGCAGCTGAGCTTTACAAACTCATGAAACTGGCAAGAAAGAGTGTTTCAAAGATCACATCAGCCACTCTCGTCGTCGCGGCAAAAAACGACAACATGGTTCCCATGAAGGCAGCCGAGTTCATATACAACAACATCAGATCAGAAAAGAGGAAGCTTCTTGTTTTTGAAAAATCCGGTCACGTTCTGAGCAACGATGTGGAAAAGGAAGATGTCACCAGAGCAGTTATCGAGTGGCTGAAGGGGGAATGA
- a CDS encoding VanZ family protein, producing MKRSFLVLTLILMWIGLVFFFSSQPPDVSGRQSGNVYKFLKKVDNVLDFTQTRWYRNLRSLLEKWWFPDKKPTGEDLVRKSAHFGLYFIMGILSFTFSYTYLRKYVFSILMGVSLPTLIAVLDEYNQSFRGRGASLYDVIVDMNGAVIGTVLIFLFLLTLKLFKRRGLRRRIL from the coding sequence ATGAAAAGGTCTTTTCTGGTTCTAACCCTAATACTGATGTGGATCGGTCTTGTTTTTTTCTTTTCATCGCAGCCTCCCGATGTTTCTGGAAGGCAGTCCGGAAACGTCTATAAATTCCTCAAAAAGGTAGATAACGTTCTCGACTTCACCCAGACGAGATGGTACAGAAATCTGAGATCCCTACTCGAAAAATGGTGGTTCCCTGACAAGAAGCCAACGGGGGAAGATCTTGTCAGAAAATCAGCTCATTTCGGACTTTACTTTATAATGGGTATTCTTTCTTTCACATTTAGTTATACTTATCTTAGAAAGTATGTTTTTTCTATTTTGATGGGAGTGTCTTTACCTACATTGATAGCCGTTCTCGATGAGTACAATCAAAGTTTCAGAGGAAGAGGGGCTTCTTTGTACGACGTGATAGTGGACATGAACGGCGCTGTGATAGGAACCGTCTTGATTTTTCTATTTCTTCTCACCCTAAAGCTGTTCAAGAGGAGAGGCCTGCGCAGACGGATTCTGTGA
- a CDS encoding S24 family peptidase produces the protein MEEKVEFILEVRSIPVYGDEFSPRLRKFFPIDYEPVERVTVPTSKKADYAVMISSNLKPFSIKEGDYILISLDDEPQEGDLVAVLVKDFRITVGRVKERQEDIFVVEVGNEVGIYRCFIFPYLDQLHRSSFELSFNPYVLGKITAILRKKPAH, from the coding sequence ATGGAAGAAAAGGTGGAATTCATTCTGGAGGTCAGATCGATTCCCGTCTACGGTGATGAGTTCTCTCCCAGGCTCAGAAAGTTTTTCCCGATCGATTACGAACCAGTAGAAAGAGTTACGGTTCCCACTAGCAAAAAAGCGGACTATGCCGTGATGATCTCCTCGAATTTGAAACCTTTCTCCATTAAGGAAGGAGACTACATCCTGATAAGCCTTGACGACGAACCTCAGGAAGGAGATCTGGTGGCGGTACTGGTAAAAGATTTCAGGATAACAGTAGGAAGAGTAAAGGAGAGGCAGGAAGACATCTTTGTGGTAGAGGTGGGCAACGAGGTCGGAATCTATAGGTGTTTTATATTCCCATATCTTGACCAGTTGCACAGAAGTTCATTCGAACTGAGTTTTAATCCTTATGTTCTTGGGAAAATAACAGCGATTCTCAGAAAAAAACCGGCACATTAA
- a CDS encoding RNA-guided endonuclease InsQ/TnpB family protein: MPRRVIRTYKLAIPGHLNQICEELNRIAARIYNKTMSLVQKIHQKKGFWLSWPTADKYILRWAENIKIHVHSKQAFVQLYFQALKGYFKAAKKNQDAKPPYKKKRYLPFIWKESAVKLLSDGTLRLSLGKEREPFVVQTPLKPPLRIKQARLVFEDGYYLHLAIEVEIEEKSANSGVMAVDLGVLRPITCFDGKEVISYHGGVLSSVLRYRNKRLASLQSAIAECKKGSRRYNKLVRAKKRVLRRLKNQINDIMHKITSSFIGLCLRKQIGTIVIGDVTGIRERADYSDNANQKIHQWQFRKLIEMIRYKAEQFGIEVKLISEANTSKTCPVCGAKNKPNGRRYHCKTCGFEYHRDGVGAINIWKRYPGTGQVVAGLAPVRGVRFHPHLCGHGASLAPWKVA, encoded by the coding sequence ATGCCCAGACGTGTGATACGAACCTACAAACTCGCCATACCAGGACATTTGAATCAAATATGCGAAGAACTCAACCGCATCGCAGCAAGAATCTACAACAAAACGATGTCTCTTGTGCAAAAGATACACCAAAAGAAAGGCTTCTGGCTGTCCTGGCCCACCGCAGACAAATACATCCTCCGCTGGGCAGAAAACATCAAAATCCACGTCCACTCAAAGCAGGCATTTGTTCAGCTCTACTTTCAAGCCCTCAAAGGGTACTTCAAAGCAGCCAAAAAGAATCAAGATGCAAAACCTCCCTACAAGAAAAAACGCTATCTACCGTTCATATGGAAAGAAAGCGCTGTAAAACTTCTATCAGACGGCACCCTGAGACTGTCTTTGGGCAAAGAACGAGAACCATTTGTTGTACAAACACCTCTCAAACCTCCCCTTCGCATCAAACAGGCAAGACTTGTCTTTGAAGATGGATACTATCTCCACCTTGCGATAGAGGTGGAGATTGAAGAAAAGAGTGCTAATTCTGGTGTTATGGCAGTCGACCTTGGAGTGCTCCGTCCCATCACGTGCTTTGATGGAAAAGAAGTCATCAGCTACCACGGAGGAGTCCTCAGTAGTGTTCTTCGCTATCGAAACAAACGCCTTGCAAGCCTTCAGTCTGCCATAGCAGAGTGCAAGAAAGGGTCAAGAAGGTACAACAAGCTTGTTCGTGCAAAGAAAAGAGTCCTGAGACGGCTCAAAAACCAGATCAACGACATCATGCACAAGATCACAAGCAGTTTCATCGGACTGTGCCTCAGAAAACAAATCGGAACCATCGTGATAGGAGACGTCACAGGGATCAGAGAAAGAGCGGACTACAGCGACAACGCAAACCAGAAGATCCACCAGTGGCAGTTCAGAAAACTCATCGAGATGATAAGGTACAAAGCAGAGCAGTTCGGAATCGAAGTAAAGCTCATCTCAGAAGCGAACACGAGCAAGACGTGTCCTGTCTGTGGTGCAAAGAACAAGCCGAACGGAAGAAGGTACCACTGCAAAACCTGTGGTTTTGAGTATCACAGGGACGGAGTTGGAGCAATCAACATCTGGAAAAGGTATCCTGGCACAGGCCAGGTAGTAGCGGGTTTGGCCCCCGTCAGAGGTGTTAGGTTTCACCCGCACCTCTGTGGCCATGGAGCGTCTTTGGCTCCATGGAAGGTGGCCTGA
- a CDS encoding ABC transporter ATP-binding protein produces the protein MSVVEVRDLTKYYGKSRGVEGVTFSVEEGEIFGFIGPNGAGKTTTIRLLLGLIFPDSGLAEIFGKDVLKEGKEIRKNVGYIPGEVSFYPEVTVEEFLRYSASFYEKVDWDYVKELCGVFSLDTKKRIKELSMGNKKKVAIVQALMHRPKLLILDEPTNGLDPIVQNTFFEILKNEKEKGTTVFFSSHILSEVERLCDRVAMIKDGRIIRVEKVENLKGERYKVVRVKGENLEKLKDLAEVNRLKFENGTAEFLFSGNVERLLEILRSLKLSDFWVEEPSLEEIFMSYYREGEE, from the coding sequence GTGTCGGTAGTTGAGGTGAGAGATCTCACCAAGTACTACGGAAAGTCCAGAGGAGTGGAAGGTGTAACTTTCTCAGTTGAAGAAGGAGAGATATTCGGCTTCATCGGACCGAACGGTGCGGGGAAGACAACTACCATAAGGCTTCTCCTCGGTTTGATCTTTCCGGATTCTGGTCTGGCAGAGATTTTTGGGAAAGACGTCCTGAAAGAAGGAAAAGAAATCAGAAAGAACGTTGGCTACATTCCAGGTGAGGTGAGCTTTTACCCGGAAGTGACTGTGGAGGAATTTCTCAGGTACTCCGCCAGTTTCTATGAAAAGGTAGACTGGGATTATGTGAAGGAACTCTGCGGTGTTTTTTCGCTCGACACGAAAAAACGTATCAAGGAACTCTCCATGGGAAACAAAAAGAAAGTGGCTATCGTTCAGGCTTTGATGCACAGACCGAAACTTCTCATCCTGGACGAGCCCACGAATGGCCTCGATCCTATCGTTCAAAACACCTTCTTTGAAATTTTAAAAAACGAGAAAGAAAAAGGTACGACCGTGTTCTTTTCCTCGCACATATTAAGTGAGGTAGAAAGACTTTGCGATCGCGTTGCGATGATAAAGGATGGGAGAATCATCAGGGTGGAAAAGGTGGAGAATCTCAAAGGGGAAAGATACAAGGTGGTCCGTGTCAAAGGTGAAAATCTGGAAAAACTGAAAGATCTGGCTGAAGTGAATCGACTGAAGTTTGAAAACGGCACGGCGGAGTTTCTCTTTTCAGGAAACGTTGAAAGACTCCTCGAAATTCTTCGAAGTTTGAAACTGTCCGATTTCTGGGTGGAAGAACCTTCTCTTGAAGAGATATTCATGTCCTACTATCGGGAGGGAGAAGAATGA
- a CDS encoding ABC transporter permease subunit, with translation MNIFRWDMKRYMKSTIAWTVVLILLQLMYAAFYPSMAKETEFITKWMKVMPKAFVKLFGLEDMDFSNIMNYLAMVSSIYVTLVGGVFASLVGVRSVSREENEKTVEFLLSKPVSRFEVVISKFFSSLVHVLIFDALLFSSLFMFANIYSSSPVEVEKFVVFAFSQVFLHFTLMNISFFVGTLRSDGALSLGLGTVFVLYVLNMISKITDKAEFLKYFTPFSYADPSTVIRHGFPEFSGLFFALVNIALLISSIVLFSKKDILV, from the coding sequence ATGAACATATTCAGGTGGGATATGAAGAGGTACATGAAGAGCACGATCGCTTGGACGGTCGTTCTCATTCTCCTTCAGCTCATGTACGCTGCGTTCTATCCGAGTATGGCAAAGGAGACAGAGTTCATAACGAAGTGGATGAAAGTGATGCCTAAGGCGTTCGTGAAGCTCTTCGGACTGGAAGACATGGACTTTTCCAACATCATGAACTACCTTGCCATGGTGTCCAGTATCTACGTGACACTCGTTGGAGGGGTTTTCGCTTCTTTGGTGGGTGTGAGGAGTGTTTCAAGAGAAGAAAACGAAAAGACCGTTGAGTTCCTCCTTTCGAAACCGGTTTCGAGGTTCGAAGTTGTGATCTCAAAGTTTTTCTCATCTCTGGTACACGTTCTCATTTTCGATGCGCTTCTGTTCAGCAGTTTGTTCATGTTTGCAAATATCTACAGTTCGAGCCCGGTTGAAGTAGAAAAATTTGTTGTCTTTGCTTTCAGTCAGGTGTTTCTTCACTTCACGTTGATGAACATTTCTTTCTTTGTGGGCACTTTGAGGTCAGACGGTGCGCTCTCTCTTGGGCTCGGTACAGTGTTCGTTCTATACGTTTTGAACATGATATCGAAGATCACGGACAAAGCGGAGTTTTTGAAGTATTTCACTCCGTTTTCCTATGCGGATCCTTCCACTGTTATAAGACACGGTTTTCCGGAATTCTCCGGTCTTTTCTTTGCGCTTGTGAACATAGCACTTCTGATCAGTTCGATCGTTTTGTTCTCGAAGAAAGACATTCTCGTGTGA
- a CDS encoding TetR/AcrR family transcriptional regulator — MLSKRDAILKAAVEVFGKKGYDRATTDEIAEKAGVAKGLIFHYFKNKEELYYQAYMSVTEKLQKEFENFLMKNRNRDIFDFMERWIEKKLEYSASHPEEADFLITLVSVDEGLRKRILLDLEKSQRVFFDFVREKLKDLDLAEDVTEEIALKFLMWFFSGFEEVYLRTYQGKPELLKRDMNTLVEEVKVMLRILKKGMTK, encoded by the coding sequence GTGTTGTCGAAGAGGGATGCAATACTGAAGGCAGCGGTTGAGGTTTTCGGGAAAAAAGGTTACGATCGAGCCACAACAGACGAAATAGCAGAGAAAGCCGGGGTAGCCAAGGGTTTGATTTTTCACTATTTCAAGAACAAAGAAGAACTGTACTATCAGGCATACATGTCCGTTACAGAAAAGCTCCAGAAGGAGTTCGAGAATTTCCTTATGAAAAACAGGAATAGAGACATATTTGACTTCATGGAACGGTGGATAGAAAAGAAACTGGAGTACTCCGCTTCTCATCCCGAAGAAGCAGATTTTCTGATAACGCTCGTGAGCGTGGATGAAGGACTCAGGAAAAGAATACTTCTCGACCTCGAAAAATCACAGAGGGTCTTTTTTGACTTCGTAAGGGAAAAATTGAAAGATTTAGATCTCGCAGAAGATGTAACGGAGGAAATCGCTCTGAAATTTCTGATGTGGTTCTTTTCCGGATTTGAAGAAGTCTACCTGAGGACCTATCAAGGTAAGCCCGAACTGCTGAAAAGAGACATGAACACACTCGTTGAAGAAGTGAAGGTCATGCTCAGGATTTTGAAGAAAGGCATGACAAAATAA
- a CDS encoding glutaredoxin family protein, with product MQHLKIKIYTTPTCPYCRKAKEYFRSLGLKFKEVDVTKNPREAELMVKKTGQMGVPVIEIGNKIVIGFDKAKIDRLLGIS from the coding sequence ATGCAGCACCTGAAAATCAAAATCTACACAACTCCCACCTGCCCGTACTGCAGGAAGGCGAAGGAATACTTCAGATCGCTGGGGCTCAAGTTCAAAGAAGTCGATGTAACAAAAAATCCAAGAGAAGCCGAGCTCATGGTGAAGAAGACCGGACAAATGGGAGTTCCCGTGATAGAGATCGGCAACAAGATAGTCATCGGATTCGACAAGGCAAAAATCGACAGACTCCTTGGAATATCGTAA
- a CDS encoding MFS transporter: MRYRLMSIEFFVYGTMAVYSLLSQFLANEELSKSQIGILMAILPITSLYANHLNFEIASTIGRVNWLKRVILFAGILFWGLFLFDEFYLKLLFMAVFAFFFSAVTPLSESVIVDITYQMKMNYGRIRLFGTFGFSFTALLMSGLIRLGFVTIFCTFTTLMFLTFLILNPMKEVELGEEEKRKSKKPLPTFFWLLLPVVIFGIAANNFNFVFLPVLMKERNYDVSLASIALSLMAITETPFLLWADEIVKKLGVGFMLASGVFVVGLRNLLVTMTGSPAALLMVQLLQGWTYIVIYYSMMFLIRTFGSARIRAQKYFWVAMGIGPFIGSSVGGVLAENLGLINSYRILGLVPMIVSLFVFLFLRKYERAS, from the coding sequence GTGCGGTACAGACTCATGTCGATAGAATTCTTCGTCTACGGCACGATGGCCGTTTATTCACTGTTGAGTCAGTTTCTGGCAAACGAAGAACTCTCGAAGTCTCAGATAGGGATCCTGATGGCTATCTTGCCGATCACATCACTCTACGCGAACCATCTGAATTTTGAAATCGCTTCCACCATAGGAAGGGTGAACTGGCTGAAAAGAGTGATTCTATTCGCTGGGATCCTTTTCTGGGGACTGTTTCTGTTCGATGAGTTCTACCTGAAACTCTTATTCATGGCTGTGTTCGCTTTTTTCTTTTCTGCAGTGACACCACTCTCCGAGTCTGTTATCGTGGACATCACATATCAGATGAAGATGAACTACGGCAGAATCAGATTGTTTGGAACCTTCGGTTTCTCTTTCACAGCTCTTTTAATGAGCGGACTCATCAGACTGGGCTTTGTCACGATATTCTGCACTTTCACTACCCTGATGTTTTTGACCTTCTTAATATTGAACCCAATGAAAGAAGTAGAACTCGGTGAAGAAGAAAAAAGAAAGAGTAAGAAACCTCTTCCCACTTTCTTCTGGCTTCTTCTTCCCGTTGTGATCTTTGGAATAGCAGCGAACAACTTCAATTTCGTTTTTCTGCCTGTTTTGATGAAGGAAAGAAACTACGACGTGTCTCTTGCGAGTATCGCCCTTTCTCTCATGGCCATCACAGAAACACCGTTCCTCCTGTGGGCCGATGAGATAGTGAAAAAGCTCGGTGTGGGATTCATGCTCGCTTCGGGTGTTTTCGTTGTGGGTCTCAGGAACCTGCTTGTGACCATGACAGGGTCTCCAGCTGCCTTGCTGATGGTTCAACTCCTGCAGGGATGGACCTACATAGTGATCTATTACTCCATGATGTTTCTCATTCGAACGTTCGGCTCCGCGAGGATCAGGGCACAAAAGTACTTCTGGGTCGCTATGGGAATAGGGCCATTCATAGGCTCATCGGTAGGTGGTGTGCTCGCAGAAAATCTTGGTCTTATCAATTCATACAGGATCCTCGGTTTGGTTCCTATGATTGTCTCTCTCTTTGTCTTTCTTTTCCTCAGGAAGTACGAAAGAGCTTCTTGA
- a CDS encoding mannose-1-phosphate guanylyltransferase, protein MKALILAGGSGERFWPLSTPETPKQFLKLFGNKSLMRWTFERVLEEMDPKDVIVVTHKDYVERTKKELPELPDENIIAEPMKKNTAPACFIGTKLADDDEPVLVLPADHRIPDTKKFWKTVKKALDALEKYDGLFTFGIVPTRPETGYGYIEIGEELEEGVHKVAQFREKPDLETAKKFVESGRFLWNSGMFLWKAREFIEEVKVCEPSIYENLKDVDPRNFEELKKAYEKVPSISVDYAVMEKSKKVRVVKADFEWSDVGNWSSVREIEGYTEESDEVILVDSDRVFVKTHNKPIAVVGLSDVIVIDTPNGILICKEEYAQKVREVVKKLFRTS, encoded by the coding sequence ATGAAAGCACTGATTCTTGCAGGAGGATCTGGAGAGAGATTCTGGCCCCTTTCCACTCCTGAGACTCCAAAACAGTTTTTGAAACTCTTCGGAAACAAGAGTCTCATGAGATGGACTTTCGAGCGCGTTCTGGAGGAAATGGACCCAAAAGACGTGATCGTCGTAACTCACAAAGACTACGTTGAGAGAACGAAAAAAGAGCTTCCAGAGCTTCCAGACGAAAACATCATCGCAGAGCCGATGAAGAAAAACACCGCTCCAGCCTGTTTCATAGGAACAAAGCTGGCAGATGACGATGAGCCGGTGCTTGTTCTACCTGCGGATCACAGAATACCGGACACAAAAAAATTCTGGAAAACGGTGAAAAAAGCACTCGATGCCCTGGAGAAGTACGATGGTCTTTTCACGTTTGGTATCGTTCCAACAAGGCCGGAAACCGGGTACGGCTACATAGAGATCGGGGAAGAACTGGAAGAAGGAGTTCACAAAGTCGCTCAGTTCAGGGAAAAACCAGACCTCGAAACGGCCAAAAAATTCGTCGAAAGCGGAAGATTTCTCTGGAACAGCGGTATGTTCCTGTGGAAAGCGAGAGAATTCATCGAAGAGGTGAAGGTGTGTGAACCATCCATATACGAAAATCTGAAGGATGTCGATCCAAGAAATTTCGAAGAGCTCAAAAAAGCTTACGAAAAAGTACCTTCAATCAGCGTGGACTACGCAGTTATGGAAAAATCGAAAAAAGTGCGGGTTGTAAAGGCAGATTTCGAGTGGTCCGACGTGGGAAACTGGTCTTCTGTGAGAGAAATAGAGGGATACACAGAAGAATCGGACGAAGTGATACTCGTGGACAGTGATCGTGTCTTTGTGAAAACCCACAACAAACCCATAGCGGTTGTTGGGCTCTCTGATGTGATCGTGATCGATACACCGAACGGAATTCTGATCTGCAAAGAAGAATATGCCCAAAAAGTGAGAGAGGTGGTCAAGAAGCTCTTTCGTACTTCCTGA
- the wecB gene encoding non-hydrolyzing UDP-N-acetylglucosamine 2-epimerase → MIRVLSVFGTRPEAIKMAPLVKKLEEEQNVESLVCVTAQHRQMLDQVLEVFDIKPDFDLNIMKERQNLSDITVNALSGLYDLIGELKPDIVLVQGDTTTTFAGALAAFYHRIPVGHVEAGLRTNDRYSPFPEEINRRLTGVLSTLHFAPTKRNRENLLKENVMGKIYVTGNTVIDALRYTVKENHVFEDPILRNMDFSDGRYILLTSHRRENIGKPLENICRAVRRIVEGFEDVKVIYPVHMNPAVREIVFPMLENVERVFLIDPVNVIDMHNLMARSYLIMTDSGGIQEEAPALGKPVIVLRKETERPEAIEAGVAVLGGVEEERIFELAKKLLVDREEYEKMAKAVNPFGDGRASERIVKAILHEFGLSDPPEEFC, encoded by the coding sequence GTGATCAGAGTTCTCAGCGTCTTCGGAACAAGGCCCGAGGCAATAAAGATGGCACCACTTGTGAAAAAACTCGAAGAAGAACAAAACGTGGAAAGTTTGGTCTGTGTCACCGCTCAGCACAGACAGATGCTGGACCAGGTGCTGGAAGTTTTCGATATAAAACCGGATTTTGACTTGAACATAATGAAAGAAAGGCAGAATCTCTCCGATATAACCGTGAATGCGCTGTCTGGTCTTTACGATCTGATAGGAGAGTTGAAGCCGGATATCGTATTGGTTCAGGGAGACACGACGACCACGTTCGCAGGGGCGCTCGCGGCCTTCTATCACAGGATCCCGGTTGGCCATGTAGAAGCGGGCCTGAGGACGAACGACAGATACTCTCCCTTCCCGGAGGAGATCAACAGAAGACTAACGGGTGTTCTCTCCACACTGCATTTCGCACCCACAAAGAGGAACAGAGAGAACCTTCTGAAGGAGAACGTCATGGGGAAGATCTACGTGACGGGAAACACGGTGATAGACGCCCTCAGGTACACCGTGAAGGAGAACCACGTTTTTGAGGATCCGATTTTGAGGAATATGGATTTTTCTGACGGAAGGTACATCCTCCTCACTTCACACAGAAGAGAGAACATCGGAAAACCCCTGGAAAACATCTGCAGGGCAGTGAGAAGGATCGTTGAAGGCTTCGAGGATGTGAAGGTGATTTACCCGGTTCACATGAACCCCGCTGTGAGAGAGATCGTATTTCCGATGCTTGAAAACGTGGAAAGAGTTTTCCTAATCGATCCTGTGAATGTGATTGACATGCACAATCTGATGGCAAGAAGTTATCTCATTATGACTGACTCTGGAGGAATACAGGAGGAGGCACCGGCCCTTGGAAAGCCGGTGATCGTTCTGAGAAAGGAGACAGAAAGACCCGAAGCGATCGAAGCGGGTGTAGCCGTTTTGGGAGGAGTGGAGGAAGAGAGAATATTCGAACTTGCAAAAAAGCTTCTTGTTGACAGAGAAGAATACGAAAAAATGGCGAAAGCCGTGAACCCATTCGGAGATGGCAGAGCTTCAGAGCGCATTGTGAAAGCGATTCTTCACGAGTTCGGGCTTTCAGATCCACCAGAGGAGTTCTGCTGA